The genomic window TGATTCCCCCTATGGAACCAGGCCGTCATTATACCTGCATGGTTCCTATTGTTTCTTCCGCCAGAGCAACCGAATTATTGTTAAAATACTGGGCGGCTCACTACAACCGTGTGCCAGATGCAGTTGTTGTTGAGGGACCGCTGGCCGGAGGCCATCTTGGCTTCAAGTATTCGCAACTGGAAGATCCAGCCTGCTCGCTTCAGGTACTCATCCCCCAGGTAGTAGACGTGGTTAAACCTTACCGAGAAGAATTCGGCGCAAGCATACCTGTAATTGCCGCCGGCGGTATATATACCGGTGCGGATATACGGAAATTTTTAAACTTTGGAGCATCAGGTGTTCAGATGGCTACCCGGTTTGTTACCACAGTTGAATGTGATGCTTCCGATGCTTTTAAAAACACTTATATAGATTGTGAAAAGGAAGATCTGGTTATTATAGAAAGCCCGGTGGGATTGCCTGGCAGAGCTATTAAAAACAAATTCCTTGAAGCAGTGAGCGAAAAGGTCAAGCGGCCATTCGCCTGCCCGTGGAAGTGCCTCAAGACATGTGATTTTACACTATCCCCATATTGCATTTGCCGCGCACTTACCAACGCTAAAAAAGGCCTTTTGGATAAAGGATTTGCCTTTGCTGGTGCAAATGCCTATTTGAATAAGCAAATTGTAACTGTTAAGGAACTGTTTGCTTCCCTGGTGGAAGAATACGAGGCTGCTTCCCCATCTACTGTGTAATCCTTGAGAAGGGCGCCTCATATTTTGTGTCATTCTAGAGGAGGGGTAAAACCCCGACGAAGAATCTTCCCCGTAATAGCGCCTGTCGTTACAGACGCCGTGTTTCAATATCTAAGAGCACAACTCGTGTGAGATTCTTCGCTTACGCCCGAGAATGACATGTTTTTATGGGTGTTCAGGGCAACACATATCTTATCCCCCCTAAAGCGGGATATTACCGTGCTTTTTAACAGGGTTTGAAACCTGCTTGTTCTCCAACATTTCCAGTGCTCGAATCAACTTTATGCGGGTTTCACGCGGATCTATCACATCATCAATATATCCCCGGGAGGCACCAACAAACGGATTAGCAAACTTTTCACGATATTCACTCACCAATTTTTCCTTTAGTGCTATGGGGTCCTGGCTCGATTCCAGCTCTTTCCGATATATTATGTTAACTGCTCCATCCGGCCCCATCACAGCAATCTCCGCCCCTGGCCAGGCATAGTTTACATCCCCTTTCAAGCTGGCTGAGCTCATCACAATGTAAGCTCCACCATAAGCCTTGCGGATAATAACACTGATCTTGGGAACTGTTGCCTCTGCATAAGCGTACAAAAGCTTGGCTCCGTGGCGAATAATCCCCTTACACTCCTCCTGCTTGCCCGGCATGTAACCGGGTACATCCACCAGGGTAACCAGCGGGATATTAAAACAATCACAAAACCTTACAAAGCGTGCACCTTTATCCGAAGCATCACAGTCAATCACTCCTGCCAGATATTGAGGCTGCTGTGCAAGCAGCCCGGTAACTCTTCCCCCAAGGCGTACAAAAGCAGTAATCAGGTTTGGCGCAAACTGAGCTTGCAACTCAAACATCTCGCCATCATCAACAATGGCCGAGATTACTTTTTTCATATCATAGCCACGGTTAGGTTCATCTGGCACTATAGACAAAATATCATCACTCAAAATTGATGGCCGTTCATCTTTTATTCCTTCAGGCGGCTTTTGCCGGACATTGGAAGGCAGATAAGAAAGCAACTCTCTAACTTTTTCCAGGCATTCCTGTTCATTATCGGCAACATAGTGGCAATTGCCGCTTTTGCGCGCATGAGTTGCTGCTCCCCCCAGTTCTTCCAAGCTAACCTCTTCACCAGTTACTGCCTTGATAACCTGGGGGCCGGTAATAAACATATGCCCAGTACCCTTAACCATAAAAATAAAATCGGTAATAGCGGGGGAATAAACTGCTCCACCGGCACACGGGCCCATAACAACTGATATCTGGGGTATTACGCCAGAGTAGCGCGTATTACGGGTAAATATTTCCCCGTAGCCAACCAGGCTGTCTATTCCCTCTTGAATGCGGGCACCGCCAGAATCCAGCAAGCCGATAACCGGAGCACCGTTTTCAAAGGCCAAATCCATAACCTTGCATATTTTTTCCCCAGCTACTTTAGATAATGAACCACCCAATATCGTAAAATCCTGGGCAAATATAAATACTTTCCTGCCGTTGATCTTGCCATACCCGGTAACCACCGAATCCCCAGGGTGAACCTGTTTTTCCAGGCCAAAATCCCGGCAATTGTGTGATTTATAACAATCAAGTTCATTAAAACTGCCTTCGTCCAGAAGCATGTTTATACGTTCACGAGCAGTAAACTTGCCCTTTTCATGCTGTTTACTTACTTGCGTTTCACCCCCGCCTTCTAACCTTTGCCTTACGCGATTGTTTAATTGATCTAAATTGGGCATCTTTCTTCCCCTTTTGGTTAAACTGCCTTTTACGGCGCCGTATTTTAGCACAACTAACGCGATATCAATAAAATCCTGTCTACTGCACACTTCCCAACTTTACCAACAACCACCAACTCCGGCAGTACAAAACACTAAAGATGTACCATTCTTA from Dehalococcoidales bacterium includes these protein-coding regions:
- a CDS encoding acyl-CoA carboxylase subunit beta; this encodes MPNLDQLNNRVRQRLEGGGETQVSKQHEKGKFTARERINMLLDEGSFNELDCYKSHNCRDFGLEKQVHPGDSVVTGYGKINGRKVFIFAQDFTILGGSLSKVAGEKICKVMDLAFENGAPVIGLLDSGGARIQEGIDSLVGYGEIFTRNTRYSGVIPQISVVMGPCAGGAVYSPAITDFIFMVKGTGHMFITGPQVIKAVTGEEVSLEELGGAATHARKSGNCHYVADNEQECLEKVRELLSYLPSNVRQKPPEGIKDERPSILSDDILSIVPDEPNRGYDMKKVISAIVDDGEMFELQAQFAPNLITAFVRLGGRVTGLLAQQPQYLAGVIDCDASDKGARFVRFCDCFNIPLVTLVDVPGYMPGKQEECKGIIRHGAKLLYAYAEATVPKISVIIRKAYGGAYIVMSSASLKGDVNYAWPGAEIAVMGPDGAVNIIYRKELESSQDPIALKEKLVSEYREKFANPFVGASRGYIDDVIDPRETRIKLIRALEMLENKQVSNPVKKHGNIPL
- a CDS encoding nitronate monooxygenase; translated protein: MPLPQLTIGNVTARYPIIQGGIGVGISLSGLASAVAREGGIGVISAAGIGMLESDFNRNPHQANQRALRDEIRKARSLSNGIIGVNAMVALTDFDDLIKISVEEGADMVIMGAGLPLKAPEMIPPMEPGRHYTCMVPIVSSARATELLLKYWAAHYNRVPDAVVVEGPLAGGHLGFKYSQLEDPACSLQVLIPQVVDVVKPYREEFGASIPVIAAGGIYTGADIRKFLNFGASGVQMATRFVTTVECDASDAFKNTYIDCEKEDLVIIESPVGLPGRAIKNKFLEAVSEKVKRPFACPWKCLKTCDFTLSPYCICRALTNAKKGLLDKGFAFAGANAYLNKQIVTVKELFASLVEEYEAASPSTV